In Procambarus clarkii isolate CNS0578487 chromosome 25, FALCON_Pclarkii_2.0, whole genome shotgun sequence, the following proteins share a genomic window:
- the LOC138368517 gene encoding uncharacterized protein, with protein MPFTLQGVSNALNTTRCIQRPNTTQRHQHPQHLTGSPTPSTQYRVSNALNTTQRPQCPQHHSASPTPSIPLGVSYTLNTTRRLQRPQYHLGSPTPSTPHDVSNALNTTRRLQRPQYHSASPTPSTPHGVSNALNSTWGLKRPEHHIASPTPSTPHNVTYAVNTRRHLQRPQHHSGSPTPSTPHGVSNALNTTQCHQSPQHHTASPTLSTPQSVSNALNTTRR; from the coding sequence ATGCCCTTCACACTAcagggcgtctccaacgccctcaacaccacacggtgTATCCAACGCCCCAACACCACTCaacgtcaccaacaccctcaacacctcacggggtctccaacgccctcaacacaataccgcgtctccaacgccctcaacaccacacagcgtccccaatGCCCTCAACATcactcggcgtctccaacgccctcaatacCACTCGGCGTCtcttacaccctcaacaccacacggcgtctccaacgccctcaatacCATTTggggtctccaacgccctcaacaccacacgacgtctccaacgccctcaacaccactcggcgtctccaacgccctcagtaCCACTCggcgtctcctacaccctcaacaccacatggCGTCTCCAATGCCCTCAACTCCACTTGGGGTCTCAAACGCCCTGAACACCACATAGCGtcgccaacgccctcaacaccacacaacgtcACCTACGCAGTCAACACCAGACGACATCTCCAACGCCCCCAACACCACTCggggtctccaacgccctcaacacctcacggcgtctccaacgccctcaacaccacacaatgtCACcaaagccctcaacaccacacggcgtctccaacactctcaacaccacagagcgtttccaacgccctcaacaccactcggcgttag
- the LOC138368516 gene encoding glutamate--tRNA ligase-like: protein MPPAPNVVPNAPNTTRCLQRPQHHTASPTPSTPLGVPNAFNTTGRHQCPQHHLASPTPSAPLSVSNALNTTWRPQALNTTRRLQRPQYHSASPSPSTSHGVSITLNTTGRFQLPQHNSASPMPSTPHGVSNTLNTTGRFQRPECHTKSPTLPAPPGVSNALNTTLRLLHPQHQTASATPASSLGVTNALNTTRCLQHPQHHREFPTPPTPPGVFNALNTTRRLQRPQHHSVSPTPTPHASPTIATTLGVSNALNNTRALNTTRRLHALNTTRRPERRQHHLASPTPFTPLDDSNALNSTQQA from the exons ATGCCCCCAGCACCAAACGTCGTCCCCAACGCCCCAAACACAACTCGGTGTCTCCAACGCCCCCAgcaccacacggcgtctccaacaccctcaacaccactcggTGTCCCCAACGCCTTCAACACCACAGGCCGTCACCAATGCCCTCAACACCActtggcgtctccaacgccctcagcaCCACTCAGCGTTtctaacgccctcaacaccacatggCGTCCCcaagccctcaacaccactcggcgtctccaacgccctcagtaCCACTCGGCGTCTCCTTCACCCTCAACATCACACGGCGTCTccatcaccctcaacaccacagggcGTTTCCAACTCCCTCAACACAACTCGGCGTCTCCaatgccctcaacaccacacggcgtctccaacaccctcaacaccacaggacGTTTTCAACGCCCTGAATGCCACACAAAGTCTCCAACGCTCCCAGCACCtcccggcgtctccaacgcccttaaCACCACACTtcgtctcctacaccctcaacaccaaacGGCGTCTGCAACGCCCGCATCATCACTCGGCGTCACCAACGCTCTCAACACCACTCGGTgtctccaacaccctcaacaccacagggaGTTTCCAACGCCCCCAACACCTCCCGGCGTCTTCAACGCCCTTAACACcactcggcgtctccaacgccctcaacaccactcggTGTCTCCAACGCCAACACCACACGCATCTCCTACGATCGCAACAAcactcggcgtctccaacgccctcaacaacaCACG cgccctcaacaccactcggcgactccacgccctcaacacaacacggcGTCCTGAACGCCGTCAACATCACTTAGCTTCTCCAACGCCCTTTACACCTCTCGAcgactccaacgccctcaacagcacacagcaagcataa
- the LOC138368518 gene encoding mucin-2-like codes for MGLRRRASLEKNKTDALWHHAIERPWKKPKRTLYGINPTTGVTNAINTTRHLQCTLHHTASPTIPTQRRVSNALSTNRGLQHPQHHLASTTPSTPQCVTNTLNTARRLQRPQHHTASPTPTTPHGVPNAFNTTGRHQCPQHHRASLTHSTPYGISKAPTSHGVTNGLNTTRRLQRPYTTHHHQHPQHHTASPTHSTPHGVSNYSNTTPRLQSPQHHSGSPTPSAPLGISNTLNTTGRFQRPEHLPASSTPLIPLGVSKALNTTRCLQRPQRHTTSPTIARTLGVSNALNTTRRLQRPKHTHDVPNTLNTTRRLHRPQHHSASPTHSTPLGVYKALTITRCLQRPQHHSATPRPQHNTAFSTPSTSLSFSNALCTSRRLQRPQQHTASPKPPTPHGVSNALNTTWHLQRPQLHTAFATPSTPHVVANALNTTQRHRRPQHHSASTKPSP; via the coding sequence ATGGGGCTGCGACGTAGAGCGTccctggaaaaaaacaaaacggaCGCTCTATGGCATCATGCCATAGAGCGTCCCTGGAAAAAACCAAAACGGACGCTCTATGGCATCAATCCCACTACTGGCGTCACCAACGCCATTAACACCACACGGCATCTCCAATGCACTCtacaccacacggcgtctccaactatCCCAACACAACGCcgtgtctccaacgccctcagcaCCAACCGGGGactccaacaccctcaacaccacttgGCGTctacaacaccctcaacaccacagtgcgtcaccaacaccctcaacaccgcacggcgtctccaacgccctcaacaccacacggcgtctccaacaccaacaacaccacacggcgtccccaacgccttcAACACCACAGGGCGTCACCAatgccctcaacaccacagggcGTCTCTAACGCACTCAACACCATATGGCATCTCCAAAGCCCCAACATCACATGGCGTCACCAACGGCCTCAACacaacacggcgtctccaacgtccctacaccactcaccatcaccaacaccctcaacaccacacggcgtctccaacccactcaacaccacacggcgtctcaAACTATTCCAACACAACGCCGCGTCTCCAgagccctcaacaccactcagggtctccaacgccctcagcaCCACTCGGCatctccaacaccctcaacaccacagggcGTTTCCAACGCCCTGAACACCTCCCAGCGTCTTCAACGCCCTTAATACCACTCGGCGTCTCCAaagccctcaacaccactcggtgtctccaacgccctcaacgccACACGACGTCTCCTACGATCGCAAGAAcactcggcgtctccaacgccctcaacaccacacggcgacTCCAACGCCCTAAACACACACACGACGTCCCCAACACCCTAAACACCACTCGGCGTCTCCACCGCCCTCAACATcactcggcgtctccaacgcaCTCAACACCACTCGGCGTCTACAAAGCCCTCACCATAACTCggtgtctccaacgccctcaacaccactcggcgactccacgccctcaacacaacacggcGTTCTCAACGCCCTCAACATCACTTAGCTTCTCCAACGCCCTCTGCACCTCTCGGcgactccaacgccctcaacagcaCACTGCGTCTCCTAAGcccccaacaccacacggcgtctccaacgccctcaacaccacatggcatctccaacgccctcaactccACACAGCGTttgcaacaccctcaacaccacacgtcgtagccaacgccctcaacaccacacaacgtcaccgacgccctcaacaccactcggCGTCTACAAAGCCCTCACCATAA